From a single Lactococcus carnosus genomic region:
- the pgmB gene encoding beta-phosphoglucomutase, translated as MFKAVLFDLDGVITDTANYHFLAWEKLARRIGIAIDRTFNEQLKGVSREESLRRILKYGGLEKTFTTDEFAQMAADKNKNYVEMIQAVSPQDVYPGILSLLKALRRHNIKIALASASKNGPFLLEKMALTQYFDAIADPAKVAESKPAPDIFLAAAAGVKVPIQETIGIEDAAAGIAAIKAAHALPIGVGDADILGADIAIVSNTSELTLDFLTEVWENNINI; from the coding sequence ATGTTTAAAGCAGTTTTATTTGATTTAGATGGCGTGATTACAGATACGGCTAATTATCATTTTCTTGCCTGGGAAAAGCTTGCCCGGCGTATTGGTATTGCCATAGACAGGACATTTAATGAGCAACTCAAAGGTGTATCACGTGAGGAATCTCTACGTCGCATTCTAAAATATGGGGGTCTTGAAAAGACCTTTACGACGGATGAATTTGCTCAGATGGCAGCAGATAAAAATAAAAACTATGTGGAGATGATACAAGCCGTATCTCCTCAGGATGTCTATCCGGGTATTTTAAGCTTACTCAAGGCACTACGCCGTCATAATATCAAGATTGCCCTAGCCTCTGCCTCTAAAAATGGCCCGTTTTTGCTAGAAAAAATGGCCCTTACTCAGTATTTTGATGCCATTGCAGATCCTGCCAAAGTAGCCGAAAGTAAACCAGCACCAGATATCTTTCTAGCAGCCGCAGCAGGCGTCAAGGTGCCAATTCAAGAGACGATCGGGATAGAGGATGCTGCAGCAGGTATTGCAGCAATTAAAGCTGCTCATGCCTTGCCAATAGGTGTAGGGGATGCTGATATCCTTGGGGCTGATATCGCAATCGTTAGCAATACGAGTGAGCTGACGCTTGATTTTTTGACAGAAGTATGGGAAAATAACATAAACATATGA
- a CDS encoding LacI family DNA-binding transcriptional regulator, translating to MTVTIKDVAKLAGVNASTVSRAIHDSKAISDKTKEKVKKAMLELGYSRNAAAQTLASGKAGAIGVVFPPIENKSEQPFFMKILTAINEAARQNNITVSIASGHSNDELLSQVKVMYQEKRVDGFIVLYAGEEDDVRSYLITDKIPFVIVGSTIERANEITAVDNNNQLMGSEAANYLASLGHQQLAFISNTDSGEVFHERYQGFVLKTQSLGLKGRLVKSKNKLDIGQATGLVVLDDILAIKVIQGLSEQGISVPADVSVISFNNSVFASLIHPYLTTFDINIRQLGHRSVQKLVHLLAYPDDFKEKVTVPFELKIRESTKAV from the coding sequence ATGACAGTTACAATAAAGGACGTTGCAAAATTAGCTGGGGTGAATGCATCGACGGTTAGCAGAGCTATCCATGATAGTAAGGCGATATCTGACAAGACCAAAGAAAAAGTTAAGAAGGCGATGCTAGAACTTGGCTACTCAAGAAATGCTGCTGCGCAAACGTTGGCAAGTGGCAAGGCAGGCGCAATAGGTGTTGTTTTTCCACCAATTGAAAATAAATCAGAACAACCTTTCTTCATGAAAATTTTAACAGCTATAAATGAAGCGGCACGTCAAAACAACATTACTGTATCCATTGCATCTGGACATTCGAATGATGAATTGCTAAGTCAAGTGAAAGTCATGTACCAGGAAAAAAGAGTGGACGGCTTTATCGTTCTCTACGCTGGAGAAGAAGATGATGTCAGAAGCTATCTGATAACAGACAAAATTCCTTTTGTTATCGTCGGATCGACCATCGAACGTGCAAACGAGATTACGGCTGTTGATAATAATAATCAGTTAATGGGATCAGAAGCAGCTAACTACCTGGCAAGTCTCGGTCATCAGCAACTGGCCTTTATCAGTAATACAGATTCTGGAGAAGTTTTTCATGAACGCTATCAAGGCTTTGTGCTAAAAACGCAGTCGCTTGGGTTAAAAGGTCGGCTTGTCAAGTCAAAAAATAAGCTTGATATTGGTCAGGCAACAGGCTTAGTTGTTTTAGATGATATTTTAGCAATTAAAGTCATTCAAGGGTTATCAGAACAAGGTATCAGCGTACCAGCTGATGTCTCTGTTATTTCTTTCAATAACTCAGTGTTTGCAAGTCTAATTCACCCTTATCTAACGACTTTTGATATTAATATCAGGCAATTAGGCCATCGGTCTGTCCAAAAACTCGTCCATTTGTTAGCATATCCAGACGACTTTAAAGAAAAAGTGACAGTGCCTTTTGAATTGAAAATTAGAGAATCGACTAAAGCTGTCTAA
- a CDS encoding MBL fold metallo-hydrolase: MKLTALGVLGGYPHKDGGTTSYLLSSNSGFNLLIDVGSRAVTELEHELSPLYIDAVIISHYHEDHIADLGVLRQFRQLWPKTDPDWDSAILDIYGHDQDAHEFKKLTLDGVSKGIAYDVSGIQKIGPFDITFQKTVHPIICYAMRITERKTGQTLVFTADTGWYDGLIDFSRDADMLLADVYFFADKANMPNHLSSTESGKIAREAAVKKLVLTHLPQFGDLEQLRKEAEKAAQGVVTELATPHKTWDFNTF; the protein is encoded by the coding sequence ATGAAATTAACAGCATTGGGTGTATTGGGAGGCTATCCGCATAAAGATGGTGGGACCACCTCTTATTTATTATCTAGTAATTCTGGATTTAATCTACTGATTGATGTGGGGAGTCGTGCAGTAACAGAGCTTGAACATGAGCTATCTCCACTTTACATAGATGCAGTCATCATCAGCCACTATCATGAAGATCATATTGCTGATTTAGGTGTTTTACGCCAGTTCCGTCAACTATGGCCGAAAACAGATCCTGACTGGGATAGTGCCATTCTGGATATCTATGGACATGATCAGGATGCACATGAGTTCAAGAAATTAACACTGGATGGGGTCTCAAAAGGGATTGCCTATGACGTTTCAGGCATTCAAAAAATTGGGCCTTTTGATATTACCTTTCAAAAGACGGTACATCCGATCATTTGTTATGCCATGAGAATTACGGAAAGAAAAACAGGTCAAACCTTAGTATTTACAGCAGATACTGGCTGGTATGATGGCTTGATTGACTTTTCGAGAGATGCAGATATGCTCTTAGCTGACGTTTACTTTTTCGCAGACAAAGCAAACATGCCAAATCATCTCTCTAGTACAGAATCAGGTAAAATTGCGCGTGAAGCAGCTGTTAAAAAGCTAGTCTTAACGCATTTGCCTCAGTTTGGCGATTTGGAACAGCTACGCAAGGAAGCAGAAAAAGCAGCACAAGGTGTGGTAACAGAATTGGCGACACCACATAAGACATGGGATTTTAATACATTTTGA
- the tadA gene encoding tRNA adenosine(34) deaminase TadA, which produces MAFTQEEKEQFMREALVEAQKAADYGEVPIGAVIVKDKQIIARSFNARERHQKATHHAEIRVIDQANEQVENWRLLDCALFVTIEPCVMCSGAISLSRIPAVYFGATNPKFGGAVSLYQILEDERLNHRLHVEQGILADDCAQIMQNFFKNRRKK; this is translated from the coding sequence ATAGCATTTACACAGGAAGAAAAAGAACAGTTCATGCGTGAGGCACTAGTTGAAGCGCAAAAAGCAGCGGATTATGGCGAAGTACCGATTGGTGCAGTAATCGTGAAGGATAAACAGATTATTGCCAGATCTTTCAATGCGCGAGAGCGGCATCAAAAGGCGACGCATCACGCTGAAATTCGCGTCATCGATCAAGCAAATGAGCAGGTCGAAAATTGGCGCCTACTTGATTGTGCCCTATTTGTGACAATAGAGCCGTGTGTCATGTGTTCGGGTGCTATCTCTTTATCACGCATACCAGCTGTTTATTTTGGTGCAACCAATCCAAAATTTGGCGGTGCAGTATCCCTCTATCAGATTCTTGAAGATGAGCGATTAAACCATCGATTACATGTCGAGCAAGGGATTTTGGCAGATGATTGTGCACAAATTATGCAAAATTTTTTTAAAAATAGACGCAAAAAATAA
- a CDS encoding methylated-DNA--[protein]-cysteine S-methyltransferase — MLDSKTTYHSPIGLMTLASDGQHLTGLWLANQAHFAETLADDAVTNDTLQVFIDTKSWLARYFAGHQPSIASLPLAPAGSSFRQAVWQILCEIPYGTLITYGEIAKKLAVTMEKTSMSSQAVGGAVGHNPIAIIIPCHRVVGASGSLTGYAGGMDAKVELLTLEGVDMTSVFIPKTAIKKPT; from the coding sequence ATGCTAGATAGCAAAACAACCTATCACTCACCGATAGGACTTATGACGCTCGCAAGTGATGGCCAGCATCTGACAGGGTTGTGGTTGGCAAATCAGGCACATTTTGCTGAAACCTTAGCAGATGATGCGGTGACAAATGATACATTGCAAGTGTTTATTGATACAAAAAGCTGGTTGGCTCGTTATTTTGCAGGCCATCAGCCTAGTATCGCGTCACTGCCTCTGGCACCAGCAGGAAGTAGCTTTAGACAAGCAGTTTGGCAAATACTTTGTGAGATTCCTTATGGCACGTTGATAACTTATGGTGAGATTGCAAAAAAACTTGCAGTCACTATGGAGAAAACAAGTATGTCGAGTCAGGCAGTTGGTGGTGCAGTCGGTCATAATCCGATTGCTATTATTATCCCTTGTCACCGTGTTGTCGGCGCTAGTGGGAGTTTAACTGGCTATGCAGGAGGGATGGATGCAAAAGTAGAGCTTTTGACCCTAGAAGGTGTAGACATGACGTCAGTCTTTATCCCTAAAACAGCTATCAAAAAACCGACTTAA
- a CDS encoding DUF1694 domain-containing protein translates to MSDLENRLDRASSGEYRLNPDEQRRYLNTFRERVLLAITLPDAKNVLLKAQFDDILKTYDNQSDPIFVKLSGSLPDDLSGFYLKAATNHHFEGQILEEGTTDAYGIIIHTDHAIDLAKIDLADTFPDINLTEVPTQAKQKKSLFSKLFG, encoded by the coding sequence ATGAGCGATTTAGAAAACAGGCTAGACCGCGCCTCAAGCGGCGAATACCGACTAAACCCCGATGAGCAAAGACGCTATCTGAATACATTTCGAGAACGTGTCTTACTCGCTATCACCCTTCCTGATGCCAAAAATGTGCTTTTAAAGGCGCAATTTGATGACATCTTAAAGACCTATGATAATCAATCTGATCCGATTTTTGTAAAGCTATCTGGTAGCTTACCTGATGACCTATCAGGCTTTTATCTAAAGGCTGCGACCAATCACCACTTTGAGGGTCAGATTTTAGAAGAAGGGACGACAGATGCTTACGGCATTATCATCCATACTGATCATGCGATTGACCTGGCTAAGATTGACTTAGCTGATACTTTTCCGGATATTAACCTGACAGAAGTCCCAACACAAGCCAAACAAAAAAAGAGCCTATTCTCTAAACTGTTTGGCTAA
- a CDS encoding SemiSWEET family transporter, translated as MKNKIHLFIGSVGATIGLFVFLAYIPQIISNLNGDKSQPWQPLIAAISCLVWVLYGLTNQPKRDYILIIPNTLGVILGTLTFLTSL; from the coding sequence ATGAAAAATAAGATACACCTCTTTATCGGTTCAGTGGGTGCTACAATCGGCTTGTTTGTCTTTTTAGCCTATATTCCACAGATTATTTCCAACCTTAATGGCGATAAAAGTCAGCCTTGGCAACCCTTAATCGCTGCAATTTCTTGCTTAGTCTGGGTACTTTATGGTCTCACTAATCAACCGAAAAGAGATTATATTCTCATTATCCCAAACACCTTAGGCGTTATTCTAGGTACGTTGACCTTTTTAACTTCTTTATAG
- the ribD gene encoding bifunctional diaminohydroxyphosphoribosylaminopyrimidine deaminase/5-amino-6-(5-phosphoribosylamino)uracil reductase RibD, with protein sequence MTEDETYMHYALDLARLGKGWVNPNPQVGAVIVKNGRIIGEGYHERYGGLHAERNAFKNLTESAKGATLYVTLEPCAHTGHQPPCFEAIIAHQIKRVVIGHFDPNPLVSGKGIKAMRASGIIVEGPILAPECAQTNAIFLHYISAQTPYVLMKYAMTMDGKIATYTGASKWITASATRQDVHQDRSRFMAIMVGSGTVMLDDPELTSRIPNGKHPIRIICDSRLQIPLDAKVVRTAHDYRTMIATCQEDPIRQQAYLVAGCELLVIPELDGHLDLKALMHELGRLGIDSVYLEGGASLNAAALAAGIVHKIKTYIGPKIFGGQAAKTPVAGQGVSHPDQAYLLANATVKKLGEDILIESEVS encoded by the coding sequence ATGACTGAAGATGAAACCTATATGCATTATGCGCTTGACTTAGCACGGCTTGGGAAAGGGTGGGTCAATCCCAATCCACAAGTTGGTGCTGTCATTGTCAAAAATGGTCGGATTATTGGCGAGGGCTACCATGAACGATATGGTGGGCTACATGCTGAGCGCAATGCCTTTAAAAATCTGACGGAGTCAGCAAAAGGTGCCACACTGTATGTGACACTAGAACCTTGTGCACATACAGGCCATCAACCGCCATGCTTTGAAGCAATTATTGCCCATCAGATTAAGCGGGTAGTCATCGGGCATTTTGATCCTAATCCGCTTGTCTCAGGTAAGGGAATCAAGGCCATGCGCGCATCGGGCATTATCGTAGAAGGGCCAATATTAGCACCTGAGTGTGCACAAACGAATGCCATTTTTCTGCACTACATATCAGCACAAACACCTTATGTGCTCATGAAGTATGCTATGACCATGGATGGTAAAATTGCGACTTACACAGGTGCTTCAAAATGGATTACTGCTAGTGCTACACGTCAAGATGTACACCAAGATCGGTCGCGCTTTATGGCTATCATGGTCGGAAGTGGCACGGTCATGTTAGATGACCCAGAATTAACCTCCAGAATCCCAAATGGCAAGCATCCGATTCGCATCATTTGTGATAGCAGGCTTCAAATCCCACTTGATGCAAAAGTGGTTAGGACAGCCCATGATTATCGGACGATGATTGCGACTTGTCAAGAAGATCCAATCCGACAACAGGCTTATCTAGTGGCTGGATGTGAGTTACTCGTTATACCTGAGTTGGATGGGCATCTTGATTTGAAAGCCTTGATGCATGAACTAGGTAGATTAGGCATAGACAGTGTTTATTTGGAGGGTGGTGCAAGTCTGAATGCCGCAGCTTTAGCAGCGGGTATCGTTCATAAAATAAAAACGTATATTGGTCCGAAAATTTTTGGTGGACAGGCAGCAAAAACACCTGTAGCAGGACAGGGTGTGTCGCATCCAGATCAAGCCTATCTGCTAGCAAATGCAACAGTTAAAAAACTCGGTGAGGACATCTTGATAGAAAGTGAGGTAAGCTAA